In Brassica rapa cultivar Chiifu-401-42 chromosome A06, CAAS_Brap_v3.01, whole genome shotgun sequence, a single window of DNA contains:
- the LOC103871008 gene encoding dnaJ protein ERDJ2A, whose translation MVIQIADGAFISNGHCSSLRWHIIALYSRCLYAPCDCCYISLESRSSKELYVMHQTLSASLAPSKVMDVFTKAACELSLDPKNMKQEQAKFWKQHPAIVKTELLIQAQLTRESAALSPALEDDFRRVLELAPRLLEELLKMAVLPRTAQGHGWLRPAVGVIELSQCIVQAGHSRAIFYGESRAL comes from the exons GGCTTTCATTTCAAATGGGCATTGCTCTTCCCTCCGGTGGCATATTATTGCTCTGTATAGTCGGTGTTTGTATGCCCCTTGTGATTGCTGTTATATATCTCTCGAGTCGAGGTCATCCAAGGAACTATATGTCATGCATCAAACTCTTTCCGCATCGTTGGCCCCAAG CAAAGTTATGGACGTTTTTACCAAGGCAGCTTGTGAGCTAAGTTTGGACCCCAAGAACATGAAGCAAGAGCAAGCTAAGTTTTGGAAGCAGCATCCTGCCATAGTGAAG ACGGAGCTGTTGATACAGGCCCAGTTGACTCGTGAATCAGCAGCCTTGTCTCCAGCCCTGGAGGATGATTTCAGACGTGTTCTAGAGCTTGCACCTCGCCTCCTTGAAGAGTTACTAAAG ATGGCGGTTCTACCACGAACTGCCCAAGGCCATGGATGGCTGAGACCTGCAGTCGGAGTAATTGAGCTATCTCAATGCATTGTTCAG GCAGGACATTCTAGGGCAATATTCTATGGTGAATCTCGAGCTCTTTAA